A stretch of DNA from Actinomycetes bacterium:
CCGGGCCGCGACCAGCACGCACTCCTCGTCCCCCGGGTCCCCGATCCGCCCCAGCGCCATCGAGAAGCCGCGCTCGGTGTCGCCGACCCGCCAGGTGTCCGCCTTCGCCCTGATCTCCTCGAGCTCCTCGGCCGGGACCTCGTGCAGCCGGCGGGCCTCGCACACGTAGCCGGCCCGCCGGACCCGGTTGACCATCTGGCGCACGTTGCGCATGGCCCGGCCCTCGAGGGTGAAGCCGTCCACGTCGACGATCGCCTCGTCGCCGATCTCGAGCGCCTCCAGGCCGGCCTCGCGGCACCACACCTCGGCGCCGGTCTCGCTGCACGCGACCACGCCAGGGACCCACGCGTGGATCCTGGCCTCCTCGAGGAAGGCGGCGATCGCTCCCGGCCAGGCCTCCGGGTCACCCAGCGGGTCACCGCTGGCCAGCATCACCCCCGACGTCACCTGGTAGGCGATGCAGGACTTGCGGGACGACGACCACACCACGCTCTTGTCGCGGCGCAGCGCGAAGTAGCCCAGCGAGTCACGGCAGCCCTCCCGGTCGAGCAGCCGGCGCATGTCCTCCTCGTCGGTGGCGGACAGGAACGGCAGCGGTCGGGGCGAGCGCAGCAGCAGGAACAGGGTGACCCCAGCGGTGAGCAGGCCAAGACCGAGCAGCCCGTAGTACAGCGAG
This window harbors:
- a CDS encoding phosphatidylglycerol lysyltransferase domain-containing protein, whose amino-acid sequence is MKQQTDRAWAPRLAAGVSILIGLLDIAAGVLPSVWHRLEGLADFLPGAFTNASRAGVVVAGVGFLLLAGALARRKRRAWQLTLGLLVGSAVLHLVEGPNWILFGVSLAMATVLAMLQREFYAVGDPRTRWSSLGAFVALGLVSLLVGSILVYGLRAPAARSEGLAKTFGWVVLGFFGIPTPLDATDSASSDSLYYGLLGLGLLTAGVTLFLLLRSPRPLPFLSATDEEDMRRLLDREGCRDSLGYFALRRDKSVVWSSSRKSCIAYQVTSGVMLASGDPLGDPEAWPGAIAAFLEEARIHAWVPGVVACSETGAEVWCREAGLEALEIGDEAIVDVDGFTLEGRAMRNVRQMVNRVRRAGYVCEARRLHEVPAEELEEIRAKADTWRVGDTERGFSMALGRIGDPGDEECVLVAAR